From the Nitrobacter hamburgensis X14 genome, one window contains:
- a CDS encoding DUF5681 domain-containing protein, producing the protein MSKRSDDDARSNCTASPTKRVPRVRARILRKARNPDVGYGKPPVEHQFKPGQSGNPRGRPRGRKSEAKMLDDVLYRMVGVRGPGGTRKIPVLEAMLYRFAEDSLKGNTKTAAFLLARHAAATSMTQEAPELSADDKAVVEAFLQDFAAKNGETNTSEWQSHEK; encoded by the coding sequence ATGAGCAAGCGCAGCGATGACGACGCGCGGAGTAACTGCACGGCGTCTCCGACCAAACGTGTGCCACGGGTACGCGCCCGCATATTGCGCAAAGCCAGGAATCCTGACGTCGGCTACGGCAAGCCACCGGTCGAACACCAATTCAAGCCCGGTCAGAGTGGCAACCCAAGAGGCCGGCCAAGAGGACGGAAAAGCGAAGCGAAGATGCTCGATGACGTACTGTATCGCATGGTCGGTGTAAGGGGACCCGGGGGTACGCGCAAGATTCCCGTCTTAGAAGCAATGCTGTACCGCTTCGCTGAGGATTCTCTCAAAGGCAATACGAAGACTGCAGCATTTTTGTTGGCCCGCCATGCGGCGGCAACCTCAATGACCCAAGAGGCGCCGGAACTCAGCGCAGACGACAAGGCGGTCGTCGAAGCGTTCTTACAGGACTTCGCAGCCAAGAACGGAGAGACTAACACAAGCGAATGGCAAAGCCATGAAAAATGA
- a CDS encoding DNA-methyltransferase, translating into MLVDLVDGECDPADDAPLLAKEAITRKGDLWILGDHRLICADACSRKAYQALMKGCFASVAIPDQPYNDSIAKIVGRGKIKHREFARASGELSPEQFMNFQRQWMELCAEFSKPGSIHFVFIDWRHLSEALTAGHAVYSELKNVVVWCKTNAGQGSFYRSQHELILVFKNGDAPHQNNIELGRHGRNRSNVWTYAGVNTFRAGRMDDLSVHPTVKPVGLVLDAIKDCSRRGDIVLDPFMGSGTTILAAERVDRRGFGIEIDPLYVDVAIRRWQQFTGQDAILEASGLTFHEIEAKRSTDGGGK; encoded by the coding sequence TTGCTCGTCGATTTGGTCGACGGAGAATGCGATCCAGCAGATGACGCTCCCCTGCTGGCGAAGGAGGCCATCACCCGCAAGGGTGATCTCTGGATATTAGGCGACCACAGACTCATTTGTGCAGATGCCTGCAGTCGCAAGGCATACCAAGCGCTCATGAAAGGTTGTTTCGCGTCAGTTGCGATACCCGATCAACCCTACAACGATTCCATCGCTAAGATCGTCGGACGAGGGAAGATCAAGCATCGGGAATTCGCCCGCGCTTCCGGCGAACTCTCGCCCGAGCAATTTATGAACTTCCAACGACAATGGATGGAGCTCTGTGCGGAATTTTCAAAGCCTGGTTCAATCCATTTCGTCTTTATAGATTGGCGCCATCTCTCGGAGGCACTGACGGCGGGGCATGCTGTCTATAGCGAGCTCAAGAATGTCGTCGTCTGGTGCAAGACCAATGCCGGGCAAGGTAGCTTCTATCGCTCACAACATGAGCTCATCCTTGTTTTTAAAAACGGTGATGCCCCACACCAGAATAACATCGAATTAGGTCGCCACGGCCGCAATCGTTCAAACGTCTGGACGTACGCCGGCGTAAACACATTCCGCGCTGGCCGGATGGATGATTTGTCTGTCCATCCGACCGTTAAGCCGGTCGGACTGGTCCTGGATGCAATCAAGGATTGTTCGCGTCGCGGGGACATTGTCCTCGATCCCTTTATGGGATCCGGAACAACAATCCTTGCTGCCGAACGGGTTGACCGACGCGGCTTCGGCATCGAGATCGACCCGCTCTATGTCGACGTCGCGATTCGTCGTTGGCAGCAATTTACTGGGCAGGATGCGATCCTCGAAGCCAGCGGCTTAACATTCCACGAGATTGAGGCAAAACGATCTACCGATGGAGGTGGCAAATGA
- a CDS encoding ParB/Srx family N-terminal domain-containing protein gives MRDIQWALQWVPIHAPKPNPRNARTHSKKQIRQIANSISRFGWTYPLLVDENFVVLAGHGRLLAASELNLDKVPLVVVSDLSEAEKRALMLADNKIAANAGWDRKILAKELGELSDLFPR, from the coding sequence ATGCGCGATATCCAATGGGCCCTTCAGTGGGTCCCTATCCATGCTCCCAAGCCCAATCCGCGTAACGCACGCACCCACTCAAAGAAGCAGATCAGGCAGATCGCAAACAGCATTTCGCGATTTGGTTGGACTTATCCGCTATTAGTCGATGAGAACTTCGTTGTCCTGGCAGGACATGGCCGTCTTCTCGCAGCTTCAGAATTGAATTTAGACAAGGTTCCCCTAGTGGTCGTCAGTGACCTCAGCGAAGCAGAAAAGCGCGCCTTGATGTTGGCGGATAACAAAATCGCCGCCAACGCCGGATGGGACCGCAAAATCCTCGCCAAGGAGCTTGGCGAGCTATCTGATCTCTTCCCGAGATAA